In a single window of the Necator americanus strain Aroian chromosome X, whole genome shotgun sequence genome:
- a CDS encoding hypothetical protein (NECATOR_CHRX.G24355.T1): protein MNRDNVINALQATTVGDNQKVESYLEERTGSQAVGAELASLRTNTSPSDGADRRSFCVLTNEDVHSKAEVNTMDATHSGHITTLMERWRSAARKARKVTTDPWSQFFMYEVPTTRAKRYRYSSIRKTWTEDIVEVRLHQEPFARGAMRECFRLKKLPSNSHCCDWKRAHNYVAKRYIQEVDRSVLFEDVKLQMDAKLWAEEFNRYDPPKKIDIVQICVLEMIDMPSEPLFHLEHFIEGDYIKYNSNSGFVSDVARKTPQAFSHFTFERSGHQMIVVDIQGVGDLYTDPQIHTVVGTDYGDGNLGTRGMALFFHSHLCNDICHSLCLTEFDLSNTERAKIKQEISPISVSQSTVFSRHVSACSAIVPELIQEDAMESLRQRSLSILSHASSVSGTRHELKVSDNLKLHDNDCLCENCLDEIIADLASCTFSEITDDSEYEDEEDLHFPARKVGFHRTDIEHRDRADSLASSVGSSSLGSSSRITRDTEREEYWSRRKSIPAGILSAMEMEQLRAESSRIPHQSSILGQIHLDMARYHELGKFVAEEDNERECAVELGGSGINISSLISSVKYDKDSALFHLDIARRCGILEAIITVAQMAFRMPHDLLKDVDDEYIWMGVRGNEEDFDREEFAFELMETAAEMGDRSAMLFVAESFETGRRMGPNAQPSYPDAIKWYEKAVGFTDDSIGEGVVLPRYEVLAKMAELYREGGCGLTRNFELAYNLYTEAAEVAIEAMKGKLANKYFEQAEMCSR from the exons ATGAATCGTGACAACGTTATAAATGCATTGCAAGCCACCACTGTTGGGGACAACCAGAAAGTAGAGTCGTACCTTGAGGAG CGAACTGGCTCGCAAGCGGTCGGAGCCGAATTAGCGAGTCTCCGTACAAATACCTCTCCGAGTGATGGTGCCGACCGGCGCAGCTTCTGCGTACTCACCAACGAAGATGTACACTCCAAGGCCGAAGTTAACACGATGGATGCAACACATAGTGGTCATATTACTACGTTGATGGAGAGATGGCGCAGTGCTGCTCGTAAAGCTCGCAAAGTCACTACTGATCCATGGTCGCAATTTTTTATGTACGAGGTCCCCACTACACGAGCTAAACGTTATAGATATTCATCAATTAGAAAGACCTGGACTGAAGATATAGTTGAAGTGCGTTTACATCAAGAACCTTTTGCTCGCGGTGCTATGAGGGAATGTTTTCGTTTAAAGAAACTTCCATCTAACAGCCACTGTTGTGACTGGAAACGTGCTCATAACTATGTAGCTAAGAGATATATCCAAGAAGTGGATCgttctgttctttttgaaGACGTCAAGTTGCAGATGGATGCGAAACTGTGGGCTGAAGAATTTAATCGTTACGACCCACCAAAAAAGATAGACATAGTCCAGATTTGTGTTCTTGAAATGATAGATATGCCATCAGAACCGTTATTCCATCTTGAACATTTCATTGAAGGTGACTACATCAAATACAACTCCAATTCTGGTTTCGTTTCTGACGTTGCGCGTAAGACACCGCAAGCATTCTCTCATTTTACCTTTGAAAGATCCGGACATCAGATGATCGTTGTGGATATCCAGGGCGTTGGTGATCTTTACACAGATCCACAAATACACACTGTTGTTGGTACGGATTACGGTGATGGTAATTTGGGCACTCGTGGAATGGCTTTATTTTTCCACTCTCATCTATGCAACGATATTTGCCACTCTTTATGTTTGACAGAGTTTGATTTATCAAACACGGAGCGTGCTAAGATAAAACAAGAGATATCTCCCATCAGCGTGAGCCAGTCGACTGTATTTTCTCGGCATGTTAGTGCTTGTTCGGCTATCGTTCCTGAATTAATTCAAGAAGACGCAATGGAATCTCTTCGCCAACGATCATTATCCATACTGAGCCACGCTTCTTCTGTGAGCGGAACCCGACATGAATTAAAAGTTTCTGATAATTTGAAATTGCATGATAACGACTGTCTCTGCGAAAATTGCCTCGATGAAATCATTGCCGATCTTGCAAGTTGCACTTTCAGCGAAATTACAGACGACTCGGAATACGAAGACGAAGAGGATCTCCATTTCCCTGCAAGAAAGGTTGGCTTTCACAGGACTGACATCGAACATCGTGACCGTGCGGATAGTTTGGCCAGTTCTGTTGGATCGAGCTCGTTAGGAAGCTCTTCTAGAATAACTCGGGATACGGAAAGGGAAGAGTACTGGTCACGGAGGAAGTCTATACCTGCTGGAATACTTTCAGCTATGGAAATGGAACAGTTGAGAGCTGAATCGTCGCGAATTCCCCATCAGTCTTCAATATTGGGTCAAATTCATCTTGACATGGCACGATATCACGAATTAGGCAAGTTTGTGGCAGAAGAGGATAACGAACGTGAATGTGCTGTTGAGCTAGGCGGGTCTGGAATAAATATCAGTTCACTGATTTCTTCCGTGAAGTACGACAAGGATTCTGCATTATTCCATCTCGATATCGCAAGACGCTGTGGTATACTAGAGGCGATAATCACTGTGGCCCAGATGGCCTTCAGAATGCCACATGACCTGTTAAAAGATGTTGATGACGAATATATTTGGATGGGCGTAAGAGGAAACGAAGAGGATTTCGATAGAGAAGAGTTTGCTTTTGAATTAATGGAAACTGCTGCAGAAATGGGAGATCGCAGCGCTATGTTGTTCGTAGCCGAGTCTTTTGAAACTGGTCGTAGGATGGGACCTAACGCGCAACCAAGTTATCCAGATGCTATAAAGTGGTATGAAAAAGCTGTCGGATTCACCGATGATTCAATTGGTGAAGGCGTTGTTCTGCCACGCTACGAAGTACTCGCGAAGATGGCTGAGTTGTATCGAGAGGGAGGATGTGGTCTTACGCGTAATTTCGAACTCGCGTATAATTTGTACACAGAAGCGGCTGAAGTCGCTATCGAGGCTATGAAAGGAAAACTAGCTAATAAGTACTTTGAGCAGGCGGAAATGTGTTCCCGTTAA